The following proteins are co-located in the Gloeocapsa sp. PCC 7428 genome:
- a CDS encoding AAA family ATPase, producing MKEELNVLIQAQYPLIYLVTSEEERAEQAISMIAQTRPQRRIFVWTVTHGIVEYGQPRNITQHNTVSPEAAIEWVIRQREASIFIFKDLHPFIDSPATTRWLRDAIASFKGTQKTIILMSPLQQIPIELEKEVVVLDFALPDMTELNDVLSRQLEQSRNRRLSTEAREKLLKAALGLTRDEAEKVYRKAQVYTKGQLTENEVDIVLSEKKQLIRRNGILEFIEEDETLEAVGGLEELKRWLKQRSNAFTERAREYGLPQPKGMLILGVPGCGKSLIAKTTSRLWGLPLLRLDMGRVYDGSMVGRSEANLRNALKTAESISPAILFIDELDKAFAGGTGSADSDGGTSSRIFGSFLTWMQEKTSPVFVMATANRVERLPGEFLRKGRFDEIFFVDLPNAEERKEIFQIHLVKRKRDISRFDLEQLAKVADGFSGAEIEQALVAAMYEAFAQDREFTQLDIIAAIKATLPLSRTMTEQVTALRDWARQRARPAAASVAEYQRMEF from the coding sequence ATGAAAGAAGAGCTAAACGTCTTAATACAAGCTCAATACCCTCTAATCTACCTTGTGACCTCCGAGGAAGAACGGGCTGAGCAGGCAATATCGATGATCGCCCAAACGCGACCCCAACGGCGAATCTTTGTCTGGACTGTTACCCACGGTATTGTTGAGTATGGTCAACCCCGGAATATTACGCAACACAATACCGTATCGCCAGAAGCCGCGATCGAATGGGTCATTCGCCAACGCGAAGCAAGCATATTTATTTTCAAAGATTTACATCCTTTTATCGATTCGCCCGCAACAACACGATGGTTAAGAGATGCGATCGCTAGCTTCAAGGGCACGCAGAAAACCATAATTTTGATGTCGCCATTACAGCAAATCCCCATCGAGTTAGAAAAAGAAGTCGTCGTTCTTGACTTTGCGCTCCCCGACATGACCGAGCTTAACGACGTGCTATCTCGGCAGTTAGAGCAAAGCCGAAACCGGCGGTTAAGTACCGAGGCAAGAGAAAAACTTCTCAAAGCGGCTTTGGGTTTAACGCGCGACGAAGCCGAGAAAGTTTACCGTAAGGCTCAAGTTTATACCAAAGGTCAACTGACCGAGAACGAAGTAGATATCGTTTTATCAGAGAAAAAGCAGTTAATTCGCCGTAACGGTATTTTAGAATTTATCGAGGAAGACGAAACGCTAGAGGCTGTTGGTGGCTTAGAAGAACTCAAACGTTGGCTAAAACAACGCTCAAACGCCTTTACCGAAAGAGCGCGCGAGTACGGACTCCCTCAACCGAAAGGAATGTTGATTCTTGGTGTCCCTGGTTGCGGTAAGTCACTCATTGCTAAAACAACATCTCGACTTTGGGGTTTACCACTACTCCGCCTCGATATGGGTAGAGTCTATGACGGCTCGATGGTAGGTCGATCCGAAGCTAACTTACGCAATGCCTTAAAGACAGCAGAATCGATTTCGCCAGCAATTCTCTTCATAGACGAACTCGATAAAGCCTTCGCGGGTGGTACCGGATCTGCTGATTCAGACGGCGGAACATCAAGTCGAATTTTTGGTTCGTTCTTAACCTGGATGCAAGAAAAAACTTCTCCAGTGTTTGTCATGGCAACCGCTAACCGAGTGGAACGTCTACCTGGTGAATTTTTAAGAAAAGGTCGTTTTGATGAAATTTTCTTTGTCGATCTTCCTAATGCTGAAGAGCGTAAAGAAATCTTCCAAATCCACCTTGTCAAGCGTAAACGCGACATTTCGCGATTTGACCTTGAACAACTTGCCAAAGTAGCTGACGGCTTTTCAGGTGCAGAAATCGAGCAAGCGTTAGTTGCTGCGATGTACGAAGCCTTTGCGCAAGACCGCGAGTTTACGCAATTAGATATTATTGCTGCGATAAAAGCGACGTTGCCACTATCGCGCACCATGACCGAACAGGTCACAGCCCTCAGAGATTGGGCTAGGCAGCGTGCCAGACCCGCAGCAGCCTCCGTTGCTGAGTATCAGCGAATGGAGTTTTAA
- a CDS encoding UDP-sulfoquinovose synthase, whose protein sequence is MKVLVIGGDGYCGWATALYLSNQGYEVGILDSLVRRYWDLELGVETLTPIAPIKQRLQRWHDLTGKSIDLFVGDINNYDFLNQALHKFEPDAIVHFGEQRSAPFSMIDREHAVLTQVNNVVGTLNLLYAMREFPDCHLVKLGTMGEYGTPNIDIEEGYITIEHNGRKDTLPYPKQPGSMYHLSKVHDSHNIHFACRIWGLRATDLNQGVVYGVLTEETGMDELLINRLDYDGIFGTALNRFCIQAAIGHPLTVYGQGGQTRGFLDIRDTVRCVELAIANPAQPGEFRVFNQFTEQFSVGDLALMVKKAGQSLGLSVEINNIDNPRIEKEEHYFNAKNTNLLNLGLQPHYLSEALLDSLLNFAVKYQHRVDHNQILPKVSWRR, encoded by the coding sequence ATGAAAGTCCTGGTTATTGGTGGCGATGGCTATTGCGGTTGGGCAACCGCACTGTACCTTTCTAATCAAGGGTACGAAGTTGGCATTCTAGATAGCTTGGTACGGCGGTACTGGGATCTGGAATTAGGCGTAGAAACATTAACTCCGATTGCGCCGATCAAACAAAGACTACAGCGATGGCACGATTTGACGGGAAAATCCATCGACCTATTTGTCGGTGATATTAACAATTACGATTTTCTGAATCAGGCGCTACATAAGTTTGAACCAGATGCGATCGTTCATTTTGGCGAACAGCGATCGGCTCCATTTTCGATGATTGACCGCGAACACGCCGTTTTGACCCAAGTCAACAATGTTGTCGGAACATTAAATTTGTTGTACGCGATGCGCGAGTTTCCTGACTGTCACTTGGTGAAGTTAGGAACGATGGGTGAATACGGTACGCCTAACATCGATATTGAAGAAGGCTATATCACGATTGAACACAATGGACGCAAAGACACACTACCTTATCCAAAACAGCCAGGTAGTATGTATCATCTCAGCAAGGTCCATGATAGCCACAATATTCACTTTGCGTGTCGCATTTGGGGCTTGCGCGCAACCGACTTAAACCAAGGTGTTGTTTATGGCGTGTTGACCGAAGAAACAGGGATGGATGAGTTACTGATTAACCGCTTAGACTACGACGGTATTTTTGGCACCGCGCTTAACCGTTTTTGTATTCAAGCCGCCATTGGTCATCCGCTGACAGTTTATGGTCAAGGAGGTCAAACGCGGGGCTTTTTAGATATCCGCGATACAGTACGGTGTGTGGAACTCGCGATCGCAAATCCGGCACAACCTGGAGAATTTCGCGTATTTAACCAGTTCACCGAACAATTTAGTGTTGGTGACTTAGCGTTAATGGTGAAAAAAGCGGGACAATCGTTAGGACTGAGCGTCGAAATCAACAACATTGATAATCCGAGAATCGAGAAAGAAGAACATTACTTCAACGCCAAAAACACGAATTTACTCAACTTAGGATTACAGCCGCATTATCTTTCAGAAGCATTGCTTGATTCGTTACTTAACTTTGCGGTCAAGTATCAGCATCGCGTCGATCACAACCAAATTCTGCCAAAAGTTTCTTGGCGGAGATAG
- a CDS encoding glycosyltransferase family 1 protein yields the protein MRIALFTETFLPKVDGIVTRLSHTIDHLQRNGNQVMVFAPEGGIAEYKGAKVHGISGFPLPLYPELKLALPRPAIGHALENFQPDIIHVVNPAVLGLAGLFYGKALKIPLVASYHTHLPQYLQHYGLGMLEGLLWELLKTGHNQAEINLCTSTAMMQELAAHGIERIALWQRGVDTELFHPDQASREMRSHLSQGHPDSPLLLYVGRLSAEKEIERIKAILTAIPEARLALVGDGPHRTALEKHFAQTPTHFVGYLTGKDLAAAFASADAFIFPSRTETLGLVLLEAMAAGCPVVAANSGGIPDIVTSGVNGYLFVPDADDAGAIAATRHLLEQTQERETIRQNARKEAERWGWGAATRQLQDYYASVSSRKLASVTR from the coding sequence ATGCGAATCGCCTTATTTACAGAAACCTTTTTACCCAAGGTCGATGGTATTGTCACGCGCTTAAGTCATACCATCGACCATCTCCAGCGTAACGGCAATCAAGTCATGGTATTTGCCCCCGAGGGCGGAATTGCGGAATACAAAGGCGCGAAAGTTCATGGTATCTCAGGCTTTCCCTTGCCACTGTATCCAGAGTTGAAATTAGCACTGCCTCGACCCGCGATTGGTCATGCGCTAGAGAACTTTCAGCCAGATATTATTCATGTTGTGAATCCAGCCGTTTTAGGCTTAGCTGGGTTGTTTTATGGCAAAGCGCTCAAAATTCCCTTAGTCGCTTCTTACCACACGCATTTGCCACAATATCTACAGCACTATGGCTTGGGAATGCTAGAAGGCTTGCTGTGGGAATTGCTCAAGACGGGGCACAACCAAGCAGAAATTAATTTATGTACTTCAACTGCGATGATGCAGGAGCTAGCTGCACATGGTATTGAACGCATAGCATTGTGGCAGCGGGGTGTCGATACAGAATTATTTCATCCTGACCAAGCAAGTAGAGAAATGCGATCGCACCTCAGCCAAGGTCATCCTGACAGTCCACTACTACTTTATGTCGGGCGTTTGTCGGCAGAAAAAGAAATTGAGCGGATCAAAGCAATCTTGACAGCAATTCCTGAAGCCCGTTTAGCATTAGTTGGTGATGGACCACACCGCACTGCATTAGAGAAGCATTTTGCTCAAACACCAACGCATTTTGTGGGTTATCTGACTGGCAAAGATTTAGCAGCGGCGTTTGCTTCAGCAGACGCGTTTATTTTTCCTTCGCGGACAGAAACGCTAGGATTAGTACTACTAGAAGCTATGGCAGCAGGTTGTCCGGTTGTGGCAGCCAATTCAGGTGGTATTCCCGATATTGTGACTTCCGGCGTCAACGGTTATTTATTCGTGCCTGATGCGGATGATGCAGGCGCGATCGCGGCTACAAGACACCTATTAGAACAAACACAAGAGCGAGAAACCATTCGGCAAAATGCCCGTAAAGAGGCAGAACGTTGGGGCTGGGGAGCAGCGACGCGCCAGCTACAAGACTACTATGCGAGCGTGTCGTCGCGGAAGTTAGCTAGCGTAACCCGCTAA
- the radA gene encoding DNA repair protein RadA, whose product MPKPRTYYVCNECGAESPQWFGKCPACGTYNSLEEQIESTTSATLPSRGGLQLARSNNKSAAKPAKPRASLTFAQISDRQVMRWVSGYGELDRVLGGGIVPGSLVLIGGDPGIGKSTLLLQVSNQLAQKYRILYVCGEESGQQVKLRASRLGVAKPVNDSNNDEANINLPQPNSAATEIAVGADLYVLPETDLEEILREIDSLKPNVAVIDSIQTVYFPALTSAPGSVAQVRECTAALMQVAKRDDVTMLIVGHVTKEGAIAGPKVLEHLVDTVLYFEGDRFASHRLLRTVKNRFGATHEIGIFEMIDRGLREVPNPSELFLGNRDEPAPGTAIVVACEGTRPIVVELQALVSPTSYASPRRSTTGVDYNRLLQILAVLEKRVGIPLSKLDSYVASAGGLSVEEPAVDLGVAIAVVASFRDRVVDPGTVLIGEVGLGGQLRAVSQMELRLKEAAKLGFKRAIVPKGQNLPDVNLEIIPVAKVLDAIIAAIPPQHLQDSVLLDEE is encoded by the coding sequence ATGCCAAAGCCTCGAACTTATTACGTATGCAATGAATGTGGTGCAGAGTCTCCGCAGTGGTTTGGCAAGTGCCCCGCCTGCGGAACTTATAATTCTTTAGAAGAACAAATCGAGTCTACAACATCAGCAACTTTACCCAGTCGTGGTGGCTTACAACTTGCACGAAGTAATAATAAATCGGCAGCTAAACCAGCGAAACCAAGAGCTTCGCTCACCTTTGCCCAAATTAGCGATCGCCAAGTAATGCGTTGGGTTTCTGGCTATGGCGAACTCGACCGAGTTTTGGGCGGCGGTATTGTTCCTGGGTCTTTAGTACTCATCGGCGGCGATCCTGGAATTGGGAAATCAACTCTCTTGTTGCAAGTTTCTAATCAACTCGCACAAAAATATCGCATACTTTATGTTTGCGGCGAAGAATCAGGACAACAAGTAAAGCTGCGCGCTTCGCGTTTAGGAGTTGCGAAACCAGTCAATGACTCAAATAACGACGAGGCAAATATTAATTTACCACAGCCTAATTCTGCGGCAACTGAAATCGCTGTTGGTGCCGATTTATATGTTTTACCTGAGACAGATCTTGAAGAAATTTTAAGAGAAATTGACTCACTTAAACCGAATGTTGCTGTCATCGATAGCATTCAAACAGTTTATTTTCCCGCACTCACTTCAGCACCAGGTTCAGTTGCACAAGTACGCGAATGTACCGCAGCTTTGATGCAAGTCGCAAAACGCGACGACGTGACAATGTTAATTGTGGGTCATGTCACTAAAGAAGGAGCAATAGCAGGACCTAAAGTTTTAGAACATTTAGTCGATACTGTTTTGTATTTTGAAGGCGATCGCTTCGCCTCGCATCGACTTTTAAGAACTGTTAAAAATCGCTTTGGTGCAACGCATGAAATCGGCATCTTTGAAATGATCGATCGTGGTTTACGCGAAGTTCCGAATCCATCTGAGTTATTTTTAGGAAATCGTGATGAACCTGCACCAGGCACCGCGATCGTTGTCGCGTGCGAAGGAACGCGCCCGATTGTTGTCGAGTTGCAAGCTTTGGTAAGTCCCACAAGCTATGCTTCCCCGCGCCGATCGACAACAGGTGTCGATTACAACCGTTTGTTACAAATTCTTGCCGTTTTAGAAAAACGTGTCGGTATTCCGCTATCTAAGCTAGACAGCTACGTTGCATCTGCGGGTGGTTTGAGTGTTGAAGAACCCGCTGTAGATCTTGGTGTGGCGATCGCTGTCGTCGCCTCGTTTCGCGATCGCGTCGTCGATCCAGGGACAGTTTTAATCGGTGAGGTTGGCTTGGGTGGGCAATTACGAGCCGTTTCACAAATGGAACTCCGCCTCAAAGAAGCCGCTAAACTGGGTTTCAAACGCGCGATCGTTCCCAAAGGGCAAAACCTCCCCGATGTCAATTTGGAAATTATTCCTGTGGCGAAAGTTCTTGATGCAATTATTGCGGCTATTCCCCCGCAACACCTGCAAGACTCGGTTTTACTTGATGAGGAGTAA
- the rpaB gene encoding response regulator transcription factor RpaB, which translates to MESHKEKILVVDDEASIRRILETRLSMIGYDVVTAADGEEALDTFRKAQPDLVVLDVMMPKLDGYGVCQELRKESDVPIIMLTALGDVADRITGLELGADDYVVKPFSPKELEARIRSVLRRVDKTGVTGIPSSGVIHVGQLRIDTNKRQVYKGDERIRLTGMEFSLLELLVSRSGEAFSRSEILQEVWGYTPERHVDTRVVDVHISRLRAKLEDDPSNPELILTARGTGYLFQRIIEPGEE; encoded by the coding sequence TTGGAAAGTCATAAAGAAAAAATCTTAGTAGTAGATGACGAAGCAAGCATACGTCGTATTTTAGAAACCCGACTGTCAATGATTGGTTATGACGTTGTTACCGCAGCTGACGGGGAAGAAGCACTCGACACATTTCGGAAAGCGCAACCCGATTTAGTTGTACTTGACGTCATGATGCCAAAGCTAGACGGCTACGGAGTTTGTCAAGAGCTACGTAAAGAATCAGACGTCCCAATCATTATGCTAACAGCCCTGGGAGATGTCGCAGATCGCATTACAGGTTTAGAACTCGGTGCGGATGATTACGTCGTCAAACCGTTTTCGCCTAAAGAACTCGAAGCACGAATTCGTTCGGTATTGCGGCGAGTAGATAAAACGGGCGTGACAGGAATTCCGAGTTCTGGCGTGATTCACGTCGGACAATTGCGGATAGATACAAACAAACGGCAAGTTTACAAAGGAGATGAGCGGATTCGATTAACCGGAATGGAGTTTAGTTTGCTTGAGTTACTCGTAAGTCGTTCAGGCGAGGCTTTCTCACGCTCAGAGATTCTCCAAGAAGTGTGGGGTTACACCCCTGAAAGACACGTCGATACTCGCGTAGTAGATGTTCACATTTCGCGGTTGCGTGCAAAACTAGAAGACGATCCGAGTAATCCAGAACTTATTTTGACCGCGAGAGGTACAGGGTATTTGTTTCAACGCATTATAGAACCAGGCGAGGAGTAA
- a CDS encoding cofactor assembly of complex C subunit B — MAKSDQNQFFRLLPIVVGALGGTLLLLNRLLTPELTGSQARADALGIMLSAILILTGLLWQRITPRSPDTVSLVGQEGFEIAPLPEPAKTELAWASHLLLTNTATRSLVVFYQGKVLLRRGILGQQPEVKPGAILQRVLEKHKPVYLVDLKIYPGRIEFDYLPENTQGVIVQPIGQEGALILAANAPRSYTKQDENWIAGIADKLSVTLKNSTNVAPVSG; from the coding sequence ATGGCTAAATCAGACCAAAATCAATTCTTCCGGCTGTTACCAATTGTTGTAGGTGCGCTAGGAGGAACATTACTTCTGCTTAACCGTTTGTTGACACCAGAATTGACGGGTTCACAGGCGCGAGCAGATGCGCTAGGGATTATGCTAAGCGCAATATTAATTTTGACAGGTTTGCTGTGGCAGCGAATTACACCGCGATCGCCCGATACCGTCAGTTTAGTCGGGCAAGAAGGTTTTGAGATTGCACCATTGCCAGAGCCAGCAAAAACAGAACTAGCTTGGGCATCGCACTTACTGTTAACAAATACCGCAACGCGATCGCTAGTCGTATTCTACCAAGGTAAAGTATTGCTGCGGCGGGGTATTTTGGGTCAACAACCAGAAGTCAAACCAGGGGCAATTTTGCAACGCGTGCTAGAAAAGCACAAACCTGTTTACTTAGTAGACTTAAAAATATACCCAGGACGGATTGAATTTGACTACTTGCCAGAGAATACTCAAGGTGTAATAGTACAACCAATTGGTCAAGAGGGGGCGTTGATTTTAGCAGCTAATGCACCACGTAGCTATACTAAGCAAGACGAAAATTGGATCGCTGGAATTGCTGATAAGTTAAGTGTCACGCTCAAGAACTCTACAAATGTTGCTCCTGTCTCTGGATAA
- a CDS encoding DUF456 domain-containing protein — translation MLLTLYWVLVALMIVGVIGAVVPGIPGTSLILIAIIIWGVLQGSLSSIAVPLTVAIVVLLASIGIDFLASYWGAKRAGASKWGQIGAIVGLILGFLGLLPTLPFGGPLLGILLGPFLGAIIGEYLYQRNWQLAVKAGVGIVVGSLIGNLIQGALAIVTLSVFVLTTWSQIVGI, via the coding sequence ATGTTGTTAACGCTGTATTGGGTGCTAGTTGCCCTGATGATTGTTGGTGTCATTGGCGCTGTGGTTCCAGGAATCCCTGGAACCAGTTTAATTTTAATCGCCATTATTATTTGGGGGGTTCTCCAAGGCTCGTTGAGTAGTATTGCTGTCCCACTCACTGTTGCGATCGTTGTCTTGCTTGCGAGTATCGGAATTGATTTTCTAGCAAGTTACTGGGGTGCGAAACGTGCTGGTGCAAGTAAATGGGGACAAATAGGCGCAATTGTCGGTTTAATCTTAGGCTTTTTAGGCTTATTACCAACTTTACCCTTTGGTGGACCTTTACTCGGTATTCTCCTCGGACCATTCCTTGGAGCAATTATAGGAGAATATCTTTATCAGCGTAATTGGCAACTAGCCGTCAAAGCTGGAGTAGGAATTGTCGTCGGTTCTTTGATAGGCAATTTAATTCAGGGAGCGTTAGCAATTGTTACTTTAAGTGTTTTTGTATTAACAACTTGGTCGCAAATTGTTGGCATCTAA
- a CDS encoding carboxypeptidase-like regulatory domain-containing protein, translating to MTFCTPSIEPAITVTISDAQTNLPLEAKVVVQKQNFQEELQLSGVTPTGQFIYGGVFERPGVYTVSTSSDGYETSVLEKVEVTQGECHVLTRHLQVRLKPVKCN from the coding sequence ATGACTTTTTGCACTCCTAGCATAGAACCTGCAATTACAGTAACAATTTCTGATGCTCAAACAAATTTACCACTAGAAGCTAAAGTTGTTGTCCAAAAGCAGAACTTCCAAGAGGAACTTCAACTTAGCGGTGTAACACCAACAGGACAATTTATATATGGAGGAGTGTTTGAACGTCCTGGAGTCTATACCGTATCCACATCAAGCGATGGTTATGAAACTTCTGTCTTAGAGAAAGTCGAGGTAACTCAAGGTGAATGTCACGTACTCACTCGTCATCTTCAAGTTCGATTAAAACCCGTTAAATGCAACTAA
- a CDS encoding S8 family serine peptidase — translation MSYNLKLLESFSSNIFNTSLASEPNSSGVPHNTTSELTEPVINRNNGSSNSATCSPDVSNLPAPTYLSSSQDNLLTQIITDQEIQESTYSAFNNYPHITSYLSNDSTSDPLATTSIHPIFTKFSVFDASGDNTLNSVFESGALRLNYNLDNVFSLLDVRLEALKGNGVVSTLGTWNQANLSNELINLASFSNFTGDSYQLRAVARTTDGQEFASASQAINVLSWNRINGSFKGETIDYTADLGIGAVIIGRGGTDTLNLSGISPSSITSINGISLADFNPLSGSTANQAIFGGTAFDYINLADGREIYLQGIERLRFLDSSIFELQVRTNDTFFGSQWNLHISDVGSAWRFTQGTSNVLLASLDTGILTAAGASGDIVDIAIDRLITDPSDDDNFNNYGHGHSAISIMSSTANNSSGISGINWNSNVYVNDVYRGVSLQQAIQDTISYARARNQRVVFQGGIQGDWFNSGGTREQLEQLIRDNSDIAIFAIAAGNGGPNGNLSDPNYLTSVSGVAQLETTHDNVMSVGALRNTSATTRVDGLTNASSVNLASYSNRGSNLTLVAATDSPAIDKFGNMRFFGGTSGANPNVAGIASLVWSVNSSLTGGQVRQILIDTAMDLGAEGRDNTFGHGLVNADAAVRRAVALQRSADLANLYSGRSIFV, via the coding sequence ATGTCGTACAATTTAAAGCTACTAGAAAGCTTTAGTTCAAATATATTTAATACTTCCCTAGCTTCAGAACCAAACTCATCAGGCGTACCGCACAATACAACTTCAGAACTTACTGAACCAGTAATAAACAGAAACAACGGATCGAGTAACTCAGCAACTTGTTCTCCTGATGTTTCTAACTTACCTGCTCCGACATATCTAAGCTCTTCCCAAGATAATTTATTAACTCAGATAATTACAGACCAGGAAATTCAAGAAAGCACATACTCAGCTTTTAATAATTACCCACATATCACAAGTTACCTATCGAATGACAGTACTAGCGATCCATTAGCTACGACAAGTATTCATCCTATCTTTACTAAATTTAGTGTATTTGATGCTTCGGGAGACAATACTTTAAATAGCGTCTTTGAAAGTGGAGCTTTACGTCTCAACTATAATTTAGACAACGTTTTTTCTTTATTAGATGTACGTCTAGAAGCCCTAAAAGGCAATGGTGTTGTATCAACTCTGGGAACTTGGAATCAAGCTAACTTATCGAATGAGTTAATTAATCTCGCTAGCTTTTCCAATTTTACTGGAGATAGTTATCAACTGCGTGCAGTAGCTCGTACTACTGACGGTCAAGAGTTTGCTTCTGCTTCTCAAGCCATAAATGTACTATCTTGGAACCGAATTAATGGCTCTTTTAAGGGTGAGACTATCGACTATACAGCAGACTTGGGGATAGGTGCAGTCATTATTGGACGCGGGGGTACAGATACGTTAAACTTATCTGGAATTTCTCCTTCTAGTATTACTAGTATCAATGGCATAAGCCTCGCCGATTTTAATCCGTTGTCAGGCTCAACTGCTAACCAAGCAATTTTTGGAGGTACAGCATTCGACTATATAAATCTTGCTGATGGTCGAGAAATTTACTTACAAGGTATTGAAAGATTGCGCTTTTTAGACTCCTCAATCTTTGAGTTGCAAGTACGCACTAACGATACTTTCTTCGGTTCTCAATGGAACTTACATATATCTGATGTTGGTAGCGCATGGCGCTTTACTCAAGGGACTAGTAATGTCTTACTAGCTTCTTTAGATACAGGAATTTTAACAGCAGCCGGTGCGAGCGGAGATATTGTTGATATTGCAATAGATCGCTTGATTACTGATCCTAGTGATGATGACAACTTTAATAACTACGGACATGGACATTCTGCAATTAGTATCATGTCTTCGACTGCCAATAATTCCTCTGGTATCTCAGGAATTAACTGGAACAGCAATGTGTACGTGAATGACGTATACAGAGGTGTATCTCTACAGCAAGCGATTCAAGATACTATTAGCTATGCACGAGCTAGAAATCAACGAGTTGTTTTCCAAGGCGGAATTCAAGGTGATTGGTTTAATAGTGGTGGAACGCGCGAACAACTTGAACAGTTAATTCGAGATAACTCTGACATTGCTATTTTTGCGATCGCAGCCGGTAATGGTGGTCCTAATGGCAATCTTTCCGATCCTAATTACTTAACAAGCGTTAGTGGTGTTGCGCAATTAGAAACAACGCATGACAATGTTATGTCAGTTGGCGCACTACGGAACACAAGTGCTACAACGAGGGTAGATGGCTTGACTAATGCTTCTTCTGTCAATCTTGCTAGTTACTCTAACCGTGGTTCTAATTTAACATTAGTAGCAGCAACCGATTCTCCAGCGATTGATAAATTCGGTAATATGCGCTTTTTTGGCGGAACCTCTGGCGCTAATCCTAACGTAGCTGGAATTGCTTCCTTGGTGTGGAGTGTTAATTCCAGCTTGACAGGAGGGCAAGTACGTCAGATTTTAATCGATACAGCAATGGATTTAGGAGCAGAGGGACGAGATAATACTTTTGGTCACGGATTAGTCAATGCAGATGCTGCTGTGCGTCGTGCAGTAGCACTCCAGCGTAGTGCTGACTTAGCAAATCTCTATTCCGGTCGTTCCATATTTGTATAG
- a CDS encoding alpha/beta fold hydrolase — MNTENQITVGKLEWFYRENKPIQSVDKPPVVLLHGIPAQSYSWTAIMPTLAERGFRAIAPDWIGCGFSAKPDKRDFAYTPDAFITAFAEFIQALEISRFSLVVQGFLGSVGLQYALRNPQQIERLAILNAPISPNAKLPWRLKQLGLPFMGDMLTQDPLLVDRTLETGSRYQISEQELNIYRKPFLTSSAAGRSLLATVRNLQLQQSLAEIDSGLREWHQPTMVIWGIKDPWLSITDTQNAVESLKNVELVQIPEAGHYPQEHWSEKVGDLLQLFLRRTT; from the coding sequence GTGAATACCGAAAATCAAATTACAGTAGGCAAATTGGAGTGGTTTTATCGTGAAAATAAACCTATTCAAAGTGTAGATAAGCCACCTGTTGTTTTACTTCATGGTATTCCTGCCCAAAGCTACAGTTGGACGGCAATTATGCCAACTCTTGCCGAAAGAGGATTTCGGGCGATCGCCCCCGATTGGATTGGATGTGGCTTTTCTGCTAAGCCTGATAAACGAGATTTCGCCTACACGCCTGATGCTTTTATCACTGCATTTGCCGAATTTATCCAAGCCCTAGAAATTTCGCGGTTTTCCTTAGTTGTTCAAGGGTTTTTGGGTTCGGTTGGTTTGCAATACGCTTTACGCAATCCCCAGCAAATTGAACGCTTAGCGATTCTTAATGCACCAATTTCTCCTAACGCTAAACTCCCTTGGAGGCTGAAACAACTCGGATTACCCTTTATGGGTGATATGCTCACGCAAGACCCACTGTTGGTTGACCGTACGCTAGAAACTGGCAGCCGTTATCAAATCAGCGAACAAGAATTGAATATTTACCGCAAGCCTTTTCTGACAAGTTCAGCAGCAGGGCGATCGCTTTTAGCTACTGTACGTAATCTCCAACTTCAACAATCACTTGCAGAAATCGACTCAGGCTTGCGCGAGTGGCATCAGCCAACAATGGTTATCTGGGGCATAAAAGATCCTTGGCTCTCGATTACTGATACACAAAACGCAGTCGAGTCTTTAAAAAACGTCGAACTCGTTCAAATACCTGAAGCCGGACACTATCCGCAAGAGCATTGGTCAGAAAAAGTTGGCGATCTACTGCAATTATTTCTCCGTCGTACTACGTAA